A single window of Coffea eugenioides isolate CCC68of chromosome 7, Ceug_1.0, whole genome shotgun sequence DNA harbors:
- the LOC113777244 gene encoding uncharacterized protein LOC113777244, with amino-acid sequence MWVYNPREEIEFEKGQLFTNVDSFRAALKDYVIQKGFLVVRLKNEKTRVTAICGIDGCKWRIHASPVADSITFMIKSYQPEHTCVMDKGNVEATSDWIAKKLVPLMRDHPNISSQGIEAEMIAKYGIKPSYMQLFRAKKKTKEEIQGNFSDSYGKLPKCAALLRQYNPQSICKIHYDRPNLLVELRFLRIFVSFRTKKTGFLEGCRLFIGFDGCHLKGPFSGVLLTAVALDRNDSIFPIAFAVAECKNKETWSWFFHFFEEFFGPFNSHLPLTFMSDRQKVLLRTIYSLFGHVEGSEKAFFDSSICCFRGSTLLMRRFFQMLVVDIVAGTFAATSSSNFQACYLIVSCERQQRVMIR; translated from the coding sequence ATGTGGGTGTACAATCCAAGAGAGGAGATTGAGTTTGAGAAGGGCCAATTATTCACCAATGTGGATTCCTTTAGAGCAGCTTTGAAGGATTATGTCATCCAAAAGGGATTTCTAGTAGTAAGATTGAAGAATGAGAAAACTAGAGTGACAGCTATTTGTGGTATAGATGGTTGCAAATGGAGAATCCATGCAAGTCCTGTGGCTGATTCTATCACTTTTATGATTAAATCTTACCAACCTGAACACACTTGTGTTATGGATAAAGGTAATGTAGAAGCCACATCAGATTGGATTGCAAAAAAGTTGGTGCCCTTGATGAGAGATCATCCGAACATATCTAGCCAGGGCATAGAAGCAGAGATGATAGCTAAGTATGGTATTAAACCAAGTTACATGCAGCTTTTTAgagcaaaaaagaaaacaaaagaggagATTCAAGGAAACTTCAGTGATTCTTATGGCAAATTACCAAAGTGTGCAGCACTTCTAAGACAATATAATCCACAAAGCATTTGCAAAATACATTATGATAGGCCAAATCTCCTTGTAGAGCTCAGATTTTTAAGAATATTTGTTAGTTTTAGAACAAAGAAAACTGGTTTTCTTGAAGGTTGCAGGCTGTTCATTGGCTTTGATGGCTGTCACTTGAAGGGTCCCTTTAGTGGTGTTTTACTCACAGCAGTGGCCTTAGATAGGAATGATAGTATATTTCCAATTGCATTTGCTGTAGCTGAATGTAAAAACAAGGAAACATGGAGCTGGTTCTTTCACTTTTTCGAGGAGTTTTTTGGACCATTCAACAGCCATTTACCTTTAACCTTTATGAGTGATAGGCAAAAGGTATTGCTCAGAACAATCTACTCTTTGTTTGGACATGTTGAAGGATCTGAAAAAGCTTTTTTTGACTCATCTATTTGCTGTTTTAGGGGCTCAACCTTGCTTATGAGGAGATTTTTCCAAATGCTAGTGGTAGATATTGTTGCAGGCACATTTGCAGCAACTTCAAGCAGCAATTTCCAGGCATGCTACTTAATAGTTTCTTGTGAAAGGCagcaaagagttatgatcaGATAA